A genome region from Coprococcus phoceensis includes the following:
- a CDS encoding stage V sporulation protein AB, protein MWARQVILAVIGLSSGIAVAGGLFSFIIGLGVVSDFADRTHTGANVILYEEMIALGGILGNIMYVYQICIPGVQFLIGPVGFCAGIFVGCWSMALAEILNIFPIFIRRVKLLRGVPYIILSMAIGKGIGALLFFLKGW, encoded by the coding sequence ATGTGGGCAAGACAAGTCATTCTCGCAGTCATCGGACTTAGCTCTGGAATTGCGGTGGCAGGAGGACTATTTTCGTTTATCATTGGTCTGGGAGTGGTGTCTGATTTTGCAGACAGGACGCACACAGGTGCAAATGTTATTTTATACGAAGAAATGATTGCGCTTGGAGGAATATTAGGAAATATTATGTATGTTTACCAAATTTGTATTCCAGGTGTACAGTTTCTGATTGGTCCGGTTGGATTTTGTGCCGGCATTTTTGTAGGGTGCTGGTCCATGGCACTGGCAGAAATTTTAAATATTTTTCCTATTTTTATCCGGCGCGTTAAATTGTTGAGAGGAGTGCCGTATATCATTTTAAGCATGGCCATCGGGAAGGGAATCGGAGCATTGCTGTTTTTCCTGAAAGGATGGTAG
- a CDS encoding stage V sporulation protein AA: MAVTKDTVYIKSEQNVEVKKREVRLGDILSLECTNEKIAARIKTILLLKIPDTGKHRYVVSILKIIECIHREYPNLDIQNLGVPDIIVTYEEQKVTNPIGHFLKIVGVVAVTFIGAGFSIMAFNNDVDVSRLFAQIYEFFMGKPKEGFSVLELTYCVGLIVGILAFFNHFGGKKFTVDPTPMEVEMRLYENDIQTTLIENYSRKEQEMDVGKTSHSRSHRT; encoded by the coding sequence ATGGCAGTGACGAAGGATACCGTTTATATCAAGAGTGAACAGAATGTAGAAGTAAAAAAAAGAGAAGTGAGACTCGGGGACATTTTATCCTTGGAATGTACGAATGAAAAGATTGCTGCTAGAATCAAAACGATTCTGCTGTTAAAAATTCCAGATACCGGAAAGCACCGATATGTAGTATCTATCCTGAAGATTATAGAGTGTATTCACAGAGAATATCCAAATCTGGATATTCAAAATTTGGGAGTACCCGATATTATCGTTACGTATGAGGAACAGAAGGTGACAAATCCAATTGGGCATTTCTTAAAGATTGTTGGGGTTGTGGCGGTCACATTTATCGGCGCCGGATTTTCCATTATGGCGTTCAATAACGATGTGGATGTTTCACGACTGTTTGCGCAGATTTATGAGTTTTTTATGGGAAAGCCAAAAGAAGGGTTCAGCGTGTTGGAATTGACGTATTGTGTGGGGCTGATTGTCGGAATTTTAGCATTTTTCAATCATTTCGGAGGGAAGAAATTTACGGTCGATCCGACTCCGATGGAGGTGGAAATGCGATTGTACGAGAATGATATCCAGACAACGTTGATTGAAAATTATTCCAGAAAGGAGCAGGAGATGGATGTGGGCAAGACAAGTCATTCTCGCAGTCATCGGACTTAG
- a CDS encoding SpoVA/SpoVAEb family sporulation membrane protein, protein MKKMSKQAYAAYVKEKTPVHNVYVNMAKAFVTGGTICLLGQVILNYCKNTGMKEEIAGSWTSLVLVLISVLLTGFNIYPSIAKWGGAGALVPITGFANSVAAPAIEYKKEGQVFGIGCKIFTIAGPVILYGILTSWVLGLIYYFLMKVGIVL, encoded by the coding sequence ATGAAAAAAATGAGTAAACAGGCGTATGCAGCCTATGTGAAAGAAAAAACACCGGTACACAATGTTTATGTCAATATGGCGAAGGCGTTTGTGACGGGAGGGACTATCTGTCTGCTTGGGCAGGTGATTCTGAATTATTGTAAAAATACAGGAATGAAAGAAGAAATAGCAGGTTCATGGACATCGTTAGTATTGGTGCTCATCAGTGTATTGCTGACCGGCTTTAATATCTATCCAAGTATTGCAAAGTGGGGTGGTGCAGGAGCGCTTGTCCCAATCACGGGATTTGCCAATTCTGTGGCAGCACCGGCGATTGAATATAAGAAAGAAGGACAGGTATTTGGAATCGGATGTAAGATTTTTACGATAGCAGGTCCTGTTATCTTATATGGGATACTGACTTCCTGGGTACTTGGATTGATTTACTATTTCTTAATGAAAGTGGGGATTGTACTATGA
- a CDS encoding bifunctional folylpolyglutamate synthase/dihydrofolate synthase: MDYREAITYILEIPKFTKKNSLEHTKDFLRILGNPEKGKKIIHVAGTNGKGSVCAYMQSLLLTEKKTVGFFTSPHLVKMNERIRIDGEEISDEMFLSTFDIVFAAVQKMKADGKPHPTFFEFLFAMAMTAFADSGVEYIILETGLGGRLDATNAIDVPFLTIITSISLDHTEILGETIEEIAAEKAGILKRDVPIIYIGKEEKSAKVIREFAEKVGAPCREISKNAYEIQEITSKDIAFSITNAYYENSIWKLGTKALYQVENAMLALEAMRYLVKEEKHLNRWKEALYKTHWEGRMEEILPGVILDGAHNPGAVEVFVESVNAQQENNFEKIILFSAVKEKEYETMIRMLCETIDAKEYILTQIENERGVSTEELAGVFRKYTDKKIIEEENLEKAFCMALKEKGENDRVYCLGSLYLVGMLKELIVGGKKHA; encoded by the coding sequence GTGGATTATAGAGAAGCGATTACGTATATTTTAGAGATACCGAAATTTACAAAGAAAAACAGTTTGGAACACACAAAAGATTTTTTGAGGATTCTTGGTAACCCGGAGAAAGGGAAAAAGATCATTCATGTTGCTGGGACAAATGGAAAAGGATCGGTATGTGCATATATGCAGTCGCTTCTTTTGACTGAAAAAAAGACTGTCGGATTTTTTACATCTCCGCATCTTGTGAAGATGAATGAGCGGATTCGTATCGATGGAGAAGAAATCAGCGATGAGATGTTTTTAAGTACATTTGATATTGTGTTTGCAGCTGTGCAGAAAATGAAAGCCGATGGAAAACCACATCCGACTTTTTTCGAGTTTTTATTCGCGATGGCGATGACTGCATTTGCAGACAGTGGGGTGGAGTACATTATACTGGAAACAGGACTCGGCGGAAGGCTGGATGCGACAAATGCAATTGATGTTCCGTTTTTGACGATCATCACATCGATCAGTTTGGACCATACAGAAATATTGGGAGAGACGATCGAGGAGATCGCGGCAGAGAAGGCCGGGATTTTAAAGCGCGATGTTCCGATAATTTATATAGGAAAAGAAGAAAAGAGTGCAAAAGTGATTCGAGAGTTTGCAGAAAAGGTCGGAGCGCCTTGTAGAGAAATCTCGAAAAATGCGTACGAAATTCAGGAAATCACGAGTAAAGATATTGCATTTTCAATTACAAATGCGTATTATGAGAATAGTATTTGGAAACTTGGTACAAAAGCACTTTATCAGGTGGAAAATGCAATGCTCGCATTGGAAGCAATGCGGTATCTTGTAAAAGAAGAAAAGCATTTGAACCGGTGGAAAGAGGCTCTTTACAAGACTCACTGGGAGGGGAGGATGGAGGAGATCCTGCCTGGGGTCATCTTAGATGGAGCGCATAACCCTGGTGCAGTCGAAGTATTTGTGGAGAGTGTGAACGCACAACAGGAAAATAATTTTGAAAAAATTATTTTGTTCTCAGCGGTAAAAGAAAAAGAATATGAAACGATGATACGAATGCTTTGTGAAACAATAGATGCCAAAGAGTATATTTTGACTCAGATTGAGAATGAACGCGGGGTGAGCACAGAGGAGCTTGCCGGTGTTTTTCGGAAATATACAGATAAAAAGATTATAGAAGAGGAGAATCTCGAAAAGGCGTTTTGCATGGCGCTGAAAGAAAAAGGGGAGAATGACAGGGTGTATTGCCTTGGGTCATTGTATCTGGTCGGGATGCTCAAAGAATTAATAGTGGGAGGAAAAAAGCATGCTTAA
- a CDS encoding STAS domain-containing protein, which yields MKYQVEENCLTIFLPGELDHHNAEEIRKGSDKLIEENHIKCVIFDFQETNFMDSSGIGVIMGRYKLVYLLGGEVWAVHANERMKKILTMSGVTKIIQMYEEETI from the coding sequence ATGAAGTATCAGGTGGAAGAAAATTGTCTTACAATTTTTCTGCCGGGTGAGTTGGATCATCATAATGCAGAAGAGATTCGAAAGGGATCGGATAAACTGATCGAAGAAAATCACATTAAGTGTGTCATTTTTGATTTTCAGGAGACAAATTTCATGGACAGTTCAGGAATAGGAGTGATTATGGGAAGATACAAACTAGTGTATCTGCTGGGGGGAGAAGTATGGGCAGTCCATGCAAATGAAAGAATGAAAAAGATTTTAACGATGTCCGGCGTGACAAAAATAATTCAGATGTATGAGGAGGAGACGATATGA
- a CDS encoding tetratricopeptide repeat protein, translated as MEYTKKFLYQSNQWYNDGLRRANIRDLSGAVTSLKKSLQFNRDNIAARNLLGLVYFGQGEVAEALVEWIISKNIKSHENIADYYIKKVQETPSELEVMNQAIKKYNQCLTYCQQDGEDLAVIQLKKVVASHPTFLKAYQLLALLYLKTEQYAKARQVLRRAHKLDATNEITIRYMHELTKLHNKKTAKAKEEKDQTVTYNLGNETIIQPVSASLKDNAATITIMNIVIGILMGAAIVWFLIVPAINHSKSTKTNKDVVAYSDQIAAKESEISALQKQVEDYQAKEKELEAEKQKAANTQSSYEALIDVIDHYNQNNYSTTNLIDELLALSTDSLGEVGKAQYDEMTSEIFPKQCDKLYRSARQSYRVENYGTAIESLEKVMKMNESYEDGKALLLLADSYAGNGDTEKATEKYNRVIELFPDSDVAQKATEALNGTNDDGDNNSQQ; from the coding sequence GTGGAGTATACAAAAAAGTTTCTATATCAATCAAATCAGTGGTATAATGATGGACTTCGCAGGGCAAATATAAGAGATTTATCCGGAGCGGTTACATCTTTGAAGAAAAGTTTGCAATTTAACAGAGATAATATTGCAGCACGAAATCTTTTGGGACTTGTGTATTTTGGGCAGGGAGAAGTTGCCGAAGCACTTGTAGAATGGATTATCAGCAAGAATATTAAATCTCATGAGAATATCGCGGACTATTATATCAAAAAGGTTCAGGAGACACCGAGTGAGTTAGAAGTAATGAACCAGGCGATCAAGAAGTATAACCAGTGTCTTACATATTGTCAGCAGGATGGAGAGGATCTTGCGGTGATTCAACTGAAAAAGGTAGTTGCATCGCATCCGACATTTTTAAAAGCGTACCAGCTTCTTGCGCTTTTGTATCTGAAGACAGAACAGTACGCAAAAGCAAGACAAGTTCTGAGAAGAGCACATAAATTAGATGCTACAAACGAGATTACAATCCGGTATATGCATGAGCTTACAAAGCTGCACAATAAGAAAACGGCGAAGGCGAAAGAGGAAAAAGATCAGACAGTCACATACAATCTAGGAAATGAAACGATTATACAGCCGGTGTCGGCATCTTTAAAAGATAATGCAGCTACAATTACGATTATGAATATTGTGATTGGAATTTTGATGGGAGCGGCGATTGTATGGTTTCTGATTGTTCCCGCAATCAATCACAGCAAATCGACGAAGACGAATAAAGATGTGGTTGCATACAGTGATCAGATTGCAGCTAAAGAAAGTGAGATCAGTGCACTACAAAAACAGGTGGAAGATTATCAGGCAAAAGAAAAAGAACTGGAAGCCGAAAAACAGAAAGCGGCCAATACACAGAGCAGTTACGAGGCATTAATCGATGTGATCGATCATTATAATCAGAATAATTACAGTACGACAAATTTGATCGATGAGCTGCTTGCACTTTCCACGGATTCGTTAGGAGAAGTCGGAAAAGCACAGTATGATGAGATGACAAGTGAAATATTCCCGAAACAATGTGATAAACTTTACCGTTCCGCAAGACAGAGTTATCGAGTGGAAAATTATGGAACAGCGATTGAATCGCTGGAAAAAGTTATGAAGATGAATGAATCCTATGAAGACGGAAAGGCGCTCTTGCTGCTTGCAGATTCCTATGCGGGAAATGGAGATACGGAAAAAGCGACAGAGAAATATAACCGTGTGATTGAATTATTCCCGGACAGCGACGTTGCACAAAAGGCGACAGAAGCATTGAACGGAACGAATGATGATGGTGATAACAATAGCCAGCAATAG
- a CDS encoding LTA synthase family protein, whose amino-acid sequence MKRIHIRKPDIKGKFQKLRHLKKEDIKEYWHKKKLRREAILEKRRNSAFAKKMQPVYKIMNRFSLLLHVLYACLINLVIESISRHSFFAAWDYMVGSPWTFLFNTYLIFITFLLVYLVRRRVFVRILITAFWMILGITNGYMLMVRVTPFNAQDLKVAGDAVTLFDKYFSGFEGMMLAVGIIAVVVWLISMWRRGGQYQGKMHRIIALIGIVFCFGITGLITNLAINKRVVSNYFGNIAFAYEDYGFPYCFSASVFNTGISQPNNYSKETIEQISNDGKITEATTGRKEMPNIIFIQLESFFDPSEVEFFTTSEDPIPNFRKLMQNYSTGYFKVPSVGAGTANTEFEVLTGMNLRYFGPGEYPYKTVLKYQTAESAATALENFGYGTHALHNNGGNFYSRADVFNNIGFDTYTSKEFMNILQVTENGWAKDDILTQHILNAMDSTEQQDFVFGITVQGHGDYPEEKVLENPRITVSGIEDEGRTNAWEYYVNQLYETDQFIGELLQKLKERGEPTVLVLYGDHLPTMGLEAKDLKSRYLYNTNYVIWDNTGLQKEDRNIPSYQIMADVFDRLDIHAGTIFNYHQTRRQTKHYLSDLELLQYDILYGEQYVYGGKENNPIKEGHMQMGVLDVTLSELIAQMDGSYSLYGENFTKSSKVYVNGEKQKTTFLNNTRIDILDTEIKEGDTIEVSQVGSSNRIFRTSKQYIYQGGKLVEAPDTTVDQTEGTTTENTEQ is encoded by the coding sequence ATGAAACGAATCCACATCAGGAAACCAGATATAAAGGGGAAATTTCAAAAACTAAGACATTTAAAAAAGGAAGATATCAAAGAATATTGGCATAAAAAGAAACTTCGAAGAGAAGCAATTTTGGAAAAGAGAAGAAACAGTGCTTTTGCAAAAAAAATGCAGCCTGTCTACAAAATCATGAACCGATTTTCACTTTTGCTGCATGTGTTGTACGCGTGTCTGATCAACCTTGTGATTGAATCAATTTCAAGACACTCATTTTTTGCCGCATGGGATTATATGGTCGGTTCGCCTTGGACATTTTTGTTTAATACGTACTTGATATTTATTACATTTTTACTCGTATATTTGGTGAGAAGACGTGTTTTTGTGCGTATATTGATTACCGCTTTCTGGATGATACTTGGTATTACAAATGGCTATATGCTGATGGTGAGGGTAACACCATTCAATGCACAGGATTTAAAGGTTGCAGGCGATGCGGTGACATTGTTTGATAAATATTTTTCCGGATTTGAGGGCATGATGCTGGCTGTAGGAATCATTGCAGTTGTTGTGTGGCTCATATCCATGTGGAGAAGAGGCGGACAATACCAGGGAAAGATGCATCGTATTATTGCGCTGATCGGAATTGTGTTCTGCTTTGGAATTACCGGATTGATCACAAATCTGGCAATCAATAAGCGTGTAGTCTCAAATTATTTTGGGAATATCGCATTTGCGTATGAGGATTATGGATTTCCGTATTGCTTTAGTGCAAGTGTGTTTAATACAGGAATTTCTCAGCCGAATAATTACAGTAAAGAGACAATTGAACAGATCAGTAATGACGGGAAGATTACAGAGGCAACAACAGGCAGAAAAGAGATGCCGAATATTATTTTTATTCAGCTGGAATCTTTCTTTGACCCAAGTGAAGTGGAGTTTTTCACAACATCAGAAGACCCAATTCCGAATTTCAGAAAGTTGATGCAAAATTATTCCACAGGGTATTTCAAAGTGCCTTCTGTCGGTGCGGGAACCGCCAATACAGAGTTTGAAGTGCTGACCGGAATGAACCTTCGTTATTTCGGACCTGGAGAATATCCATATAAAACGGTCTTGAAATATCAGACGGCAGAGAGTGCGGCAACCGCGCTTGAAAATTTTGGATACGGCACACACGCATTACACAACAATGGTGGAAATTTTTATAGCCGTGCAGATGTGTTTAACAATATTGGATTTGACACGTACACAAGTAAAGAGTTCATGAATATTTTACAGGTGACAGAAAATGGATGGGCAAAAGATGATATTTTGACACAGCATATTTTAAATGCGATGGATTCCACAGAGCAGCAGGATTTTGTGTTTGGCATCACAGTGCAGGGACACGGTGATTATCCGGAAGAAAAAGTGCTGGAGAACCCGAGAATCACAGTCAGTGGAATTGAGGATGAAGGTCGTACAAATGCGTGGGAATACTATGTGAATCAGCTGTATGAGACTGACCAGTTTATTGGGGAACTTTTACAGAAATTAAAAGAAAGAGGAGAGCCGACAGTGCTTGTACTGTACGGGGATCACCTTCCTACAATGGGATTGGAAGCAAAAGATCTGAAGAGCCGTTATCTGTACAATACCAACTATGTAATCTGGGACAATACCGGACTGCAAAAAGAAGACCGCAATATTCCGTCTTATCAGATTATGGCAGATGTATTTGACAGATTGGATATTCATGCGGGAACGATTTTTAACTATCATCAGACAAGACGTCAGACAAAACACTATTTGTCAGACCTGGAATTGCTGCAGTATGATATTTTATATGGAGAGCAGTACGTATATGGCGGAAAAGAAAACAATCCGATAAAAGAAGGACATATGCAGATGGGTGTGCTTGATGTGACGTTGAGCGAACTGATTGCACAGATGGATGGAAGTTACAGCCTGTACGGAGAGAACTTTACGAAGTCAAGTAAAGTTTATGTCAATGGTGAAAAACAAAAGACGACATTTTTAAATAATACGAGAATCGATATTTTGGATACTGAGATAAAAGAGGGCGATACGATTGAAGTCAGTCAGGTCGGCTCGAGCAATCGAATTTTCAGGACATCGAAACAGTATATTTATCAAGGTGGAAAACTGGTGGAGGCACCGGATACGACCGTTGATCAGACGGAGGGTACAACAACAGAGAATACAGAACAATAG
- a CDS encoding stage V sporulation protein AD, whose translation MTKGSQSIAFQEAPYIISSGSVVGKKEGEGPLGKLFDMVEMENLFGEDTWEAAESTMQKEACLLAVGKADIALEKVRYLFGGDLLRQGIATSMGVEALQIPMFGLYGACSTSGEAIALGAMSVAAGYGEYMLAVTSSHFGSAEKEFRFPLGYASQRPLSAHWTVTGSGAFLIGRQKSHVRVAGVTVGKIVDFGLKDSQNMGACMAPAACDTIIQNLQDFGRQESDYDRIITGDLGYVGQSILFDLIRKQGKDIKYNHADCGMMIFDQKTQDTHAGGSGCGCAAVTLSAYILPKLASGEWKRVLFVPTGALMSTVSFNEGESVPGIAHGIVLEHC comes from the coding sequence ATGACGAAAGGAAGCCAAAGTATAGCATTTCAGGAAGCACCATATATTATCAGCAGTGGTTCTGTTGTGGGAAAGAAAGAAGGGGAAGGCCCTTTAGGGAAATTGTTTGATATGGTGGAGATGGAAAATCTGTTTGGAGAAGATACCTGGGAGGCAGCAGAGAGTACGATGCAGAAAGAGGCCTGTCTTTTGGCGGTTGGAAAAGCAGATATTGCGTTGGAGAAAGTCAGATATCTCTTTGGAGGAGATTTACTGCGTCAGGGAATTGCTACATCCATGGGAGTGGAGGCGCTTCAGATTCCGATGTTCGGACTTTATGGAGCCTGTTCTACATCAGGAGAGGCAATCGCATTGGGAGCGATGAGCGTGGCAGCGGGATATGGCGAGTATATGCTGGCTGTGACATCAAGTCATTTTGGAAGTGCAGAAAAAGAATTTCGTTTTCCGCTTGGGTATGCAAGTCAAAGACCGTTGTCAGCACACTGGACAGTGACAGGGAGTGGTGCATTTCTAATTGGAAGGCAGAAAAGTCATGTGAGGGTAGCTGGTGTGACAGTTGGTAAGATTGTAGACTTTGGATTGAAGGATTCTCAGAATATGGGTGCATGTATGGCGCCTGCAGCCTGTGATACGATTATACAGAACCTTCAGGATTTTGGAAGACAGGAGAGCGACTATGACCGCATTATTACAGGAGACCTTGGATATGTGGGACAAAGCATTCTTTTTGATCTGATAAGAAAGCAGGGGAAAGATATCAAATACAATCATGCAGACTGTGGGATGATGATTTTTGATCAGAAGACACAGGACACACATGCAGGAGGAAGTGGGTGCGGCTGTGCGGCGGTTACGCTTTCTGCGTATATTCTTCCAAAGCTTGCAAGCGGGGAATGGAAGAGAGTGTTATTTGTACCAACCGGGGCCTTGATGTCTACAGTTAGTTTTAATGAGGGAGAGAGCGTTCCTGGAATCGCGCATGGGATTGTGTTAGAACATTGTTAA
- a CDS encoding SpoVA/SpoVAEb family sporulation membrane protein yields the protein MEYVNAFWIGGLICALIQILLDRTKMMPGRVMVLLVCGGAVLGFLNIYEPFLKFAGAGASVPLLGFGNLLFKGVKEAIGKEGFIGIFMGGFTASAVGISAALIFGYLASLIFDPKMKK from the coding sequence ATGGAGTATGTAAATGCATTTTGGATAGGAGGGCTTATCTGTGCCTTGATTCAGATTCTCCTGGATCGGACAAAAATGATGCCTGGACGAGTGATGGTGCTGCTTGTGTGCGGCGGTGCTGTATTGGGATTCTTAAATATTTATGAGCCGTTTTTAAAATTTGCAGGGGCAGGTGCGAGTGTTCCGTTGCTTGGATTTGGCAATTTGTTATTTAAGGGTGTGAAAGAGGCAATCGGGAAAGAAGGATTTATCGGTATATTTATGGGAGGATTTACGGCAAGTGCAGTTGGAATTTCTGCGGCACTTATTTTTGGTTACCTCGCTTCGCTCATTTTCGACCCGAAAATGAAGAAATAG
- the sigF gene encoding RNA polymerase sporulation sigma factor SigF: MDHTIALIRQSHDGDEKAREQLVEENIGLIWCIVKRFYGRGAEPEDLFQIGSIGLLKAIDKFDMTYDVKFSTYAVPMISGEIKRFLRDDGMIKVSRSLKELSYKAYFAKEKLQEKLGRDPTLEELAETMEVEKEELVMAMESSGEVESLHKPIYQKDGNEIQLMDKLEETGAQEEKVLNQMLLAQLLEGLEKEERQLIYLRYFANQTQSQVGKTLGISQVQVSRLEKKILKNLRQKV, translated from the coding sequence ATGGACCACACAATCGCTTTGATCAGACAATCACACGATGGGGATGAAAAAGCGAGAGAACAATTAGTGGAGGAAAATATCGGTCTGATCTGGTGTATTGTAAAACGATTTTATGGAAGAGGTGCAGAGCCGGAGGACTTGTTCCAAATTGGAAGTATTGGTCTTCTGAAAGCAATTGATAAATTTGATATGACGTATGATGTCAAGTTTTCAACCTATGCGGTGCCGATGATATCCGGAGAGATTAAGCGCTTTTTGCGGGATGACGGAATGATCAAGGTGAGCAGATCTTTGAAAGAACTTTCATACAAAGCATATTTTGCAAAAGAAAAGCTACAGGAAAAGCTTGGAAGAGATCCAACTTTGGAAGAACTGGCAGAAACTATGGAAGTAGAAAAAGAAGAGCTTGTCATGGCGATGGAGTCGAGTGGTGAAGTGGAATCACTCCATAAACCGATTTACCAGAAAGATGGAAATGAAATTCAACTGATGGATAAATTAGAGGAGACAGGGGCACAGGAAGAAAAGGTGCTTAATCAGATGCTGCTTGCGCAGCTTTTGGAGGGGCTTGAAAAAGAAGAGCGCCAGTTGATCTATTTGCGCTATTTTGCAAATCAGACACAGTCGCAGGTGGGAAAGACACTTGGAATTTCTCAGGTTCAGGTGTCGAGACTGGAAAAAAAGATTTTGAAAAATTTGAGGCAGAAGGTTTAA
- the spoIIAB gene encoding anti-sigma F factor yields MRNTNEMELIFDSLSANEGFARVAVAAFMTQLNPTVEEVADVKTAISEAVTNAVIHGYENEIHKIFIRCNIKEETIYIEVEDHGKGIEDVKKAMEPLFTTKPEMDRSGMGFSFMEAFMDHICVESVQGEGTTVKMQKTIGKGRKLWTTQSL; encoded by the coding sequence ATGAGAAATACAAATGAAATGGAGCTGATTTTTGACAGTCTGTCTGCGAATGAGGGATTTGCAAGAGTTGCAGTTGCAGCATTTATGACTCAGTTAAATCCGACGGTGGAAGAAGTGGCTGATGTGAAGACCGCAATTTCTGAGGCGGTTACAAATGCAGTGATTCACGGATACGAAAATGAGATACATAAGATTTTTATACGATGCAATATCAAAGAGGAGACCATTTATATAGAAGTGGAGGATCACGGAAAAGGAATTGAGGATGTAAAAAAAGCGATGGAGCCGCTATTTACAACAAAGCCTGAAATGGATCGGTCGGGAATGGGATTTTCGTTTATGGAAGCTTTTATGGATCATATTTGTGTGGAATCGGTGCAAGGAGAAGGAACTACGGTAAAAATGCAAAAAACAATCGGAAAAGGAAGGAAATTATGGACCACACAATCGCTTTGA